A genomic region of Cydia amplana chromosome 5, ilCydAmpl1.1, whole genome shotgun sequence contains the following coding sequences:
- the LOC134648212 gene encoding secretory phospholipase A2 receptor-like, with protein sequence MVPATWAEAGMSCYLEGGLLASPTTSAVANVMVAMMADKQLTYSFTGINSIRAKDNFTSLDGVPLSSIPLGWSADQPDNANSDEDCVALTGAGKMADVSCGSMLPYFCRKNKCGPKDNGYEWEPRTSSCYKFHHITNTWRKALATCHAEGGHLAIINSETESTVLKDLYDEHPDEVIVGASEYKHAFIGFMKYEHEWATIYVFIMLAGEPLGKAGFAVWNTNEPSKYGYMGKELCGSIHRNGLLNDAPCQDRSAFICEINP encoded by the exons ATGGTGCCCGCCACCTGGGCGGAAGCAGGAATGAGCTGTTACCTCGAAG GTGGACTCCTGGCTTCTCCGACGACCAGCGCCGTTGCCAATGTGATGGTAGCCATGATGGCTGACAAACAGCTCACATACAGTTTTACCGGGATTAACTCCATAAGAGCCAAGGACAACTTCACGTCACTCGACG GAGTGCCGCTCTCGTCTATCCCGCTGGGCTGGTCCGCGGATCAGCCGGACAACGCTAACTCGGATGAGGACTGTGTGGCGCTGACTGGCGCGGGCAAGATGGCTGACGTTAGCTGCGGGAGTATGCTGCCGTACTTCTGTCGCAAGAACAAGTGCGGCCCTAAGGATAACG GGTACGAGTGGGAGCCCCGTACCAGCAGCTGCTACAAGTTCCACCACATAACTAACACCTGGCGTAAGGCCCTGGCCACGTGCCACGCCGAGGGCGGACATCTGGCCATCATCAACAGTGAAACTGAGTCCACGGTGCTCAAGGATCTTTATGACGAGCACCCAGATGAAGTGATAGTTGGTGCCAGTGAATATAAACATGCGTTCATTGGATTTATGAAATATGAACATGAATGGGCCACAATTTATG tctTCATAATGTTGGCAGGTGAACCTCTCGGCAAGGCCGGCTTTGCAGTGTGGAACACGAATGAGCCAAGTAAATATGGATACATGGGAAAGGAGCTCTGCGGCTCAATCCACAGGAACGGCCTGCTCAACGACGCACCGTGCCAGGACAGATCCGCCTTCATTTGCGAGATTAACCCTTAA